A stretch of the Arachis stenosperma cultivar V10309 chromosome 6, arast.V10309.gnm1.PFL2, whole genome shotgun sequence genome encodes the following:
- the LOC130934759 gene encoding pollen receptor-like kinase 2: protein MGHKRKHYCFLVIFTMLAFNFVATLGDTYEQILITFKNSLSNSDIALSNWGTEPNLCKWNGLLCDKKTQSFHGLRLENMGLSGRIDVDTLFELSNLTSFSVIGNNFEGPMPEFKKIVWLRALFLSNNKFSGDIANDAFEGMKRLKKVYLEENELSGYIPKSIAELPKLLELNLSGNSFEGQIPEFHQKNLSFNVFDLSNNLLEGIIPQSLSNQDPIRFAGNINLCGKPMNKSCNADPNVTFDSPSPSPNAKNRRNLIIAITVVAAVVVASILVLLFISSRRGRPTKSSKRLKSTPHKNHSAYYSAQSSVDVNDKKEEKGELNFVREDREKAFDLQGLLRASAEVLGSGSFGCTYKAMVVNNNNGNEEAVVVKRFRHMNNVGKHEFYDHMRRLGSLSHPNLLPLVAFHYTRQDKFLVYDFGHNHSLATHLHGRKNGCMLTWPSRLKIIKGVARGLAYLYTQFPNQKVPHGHLKSSNVILDAAFQPRLTEYGLVPVMNKSHAQKFMAAYKSPESSERTTEKTDVWCLGILILEVLTGKFPANYLRHGGKGENNADLATWVNTVVREEWSGEVFDEGIMGIKNGEGEMLKLLRIGMCCCEWDLESRWDLKEALAKIEEVKEIGDNNNNNINNSNSYSYVSEGDLHSRATTFTQDDFSFSIIAAT from the exons AAAACTCCTTGTCCAATTCGGACATTGCTTTGAGTAATTGGGGCACGGAGCCAAATCTTTGTAAATGGAATGGTTTATTGTGTGACAAGAAAACACAATCATTTCATGGCTTGAGACTAGAGAATATGGGACTAAGTGGGAGAATTGATGTTGACACATTATTTGAGTTATCAAATTTGACAAGCTTCAGTgtcataggaaataactttgAGGGTCCAATGCCTGAATTCAAGAAGATTGTGTGGTTAAGAGCTTTGTTTCTTTCTAATAACAAATTCTCTGGTGACATTGCTAATGATGCTTTTGAGGGTatgaaaagattgaagaaggtGTACTTGGAAGAGAATGAGTTGAGTGGTTATATTCCAAAGTCCATTGCTGAATTGCCTAAGCTTTTGGAATTGAACTTAAGTGGTAACAGTTTTGAAGGACAAATACCAGAGTTTCATCAAAAGAATCTCAGCTTTAATGTGTTTGATTTATCAAACAACCTTTTGGAGGGTATCATACCCCAAAGCTTAAGCAACCAAGATCCAATCCGATTTGCTG GCAACATAAATCTATGTGGAAAGCCTATGAACAAGAGCTGCAACGCCGATCCTAACGTGACCTTTGACTccccttctccttctccaaatGCAAAGAACCGCCGCAATCTTATAATTGCTATCACGGTGGTGGCCGCGGTTGTGGTTGCTTCAATACTAGTACTTCTTTTCATCTCCAGCCGCCGCGGACGGCCTACAAAATCAAGCAAGAGGCTAAAATCAACACCCCATAAGAATCACTCAGCTTACTATAGTGCACAATCATCAGTTGATGTTAATGATAAGAAGGAAGAGAAGGGAGAGTTGAATTTTGTTAGGGAAGATAGAGAGAAAGCATTTGATTTGCAAGGGTTGCTTAGGGCTTCAGCTGAGGTACTTGGTAGTGGAAGTTTTGGTTGTACCTACAAAGCTATGGTtgtgaataataataatggtaaTGAAGAAGCAGTGGTTGTGAAAAGGTTTAGGCACATGAACAATGTTGGGAAACATGAGTTCTATGATCATATGAGAAGGCTTGGGAGTTTGTCACACCCTAATTTGCTCCCTCTTGTTGCATTCCACTATACAAGACAAGACAAGTTTTTGGTTTATGATTTTGGTCATAATCATAGCTTGGCTACTCATCTCCACG GTAGGAAAAATGGATGCATGCTAACTTGGCCAAGTCGTTTAAAGATCATAAAAGGAGTGGCAAGGGGACTTGCATATCTCTACACACAATTTCCAAACCAAAAAGTCCCCCATGGCCATCTCAAATCCTCCAATGTCATCTTGGACGCGGCGTTCCAGCCGCGTCTAACGGAGTACGGCCTTGTCCCGGTGATGAACAAGAGCCATGCTCAGAAATTCATGGCAGCTTATAAGTCTCCTGAGTCATCCGAGCGGACAACCGAGAAGACGGACGTGTGGTGTCTTGGCATCTTGATTCTAGAAGTGCTGACGGGGAAGTTCCCGGCGAACTATTTAAGGCATGGAGGGAAGGGTGAGAATAATGCTGACCTGGCAACTTGGGTGAACACGGTGGTGAGGGAAGAGTGGAGTGGGGAAGTGTTTGATGAGGGCATAATGGGAATTAAAAATGGTGAGGGTGAGATGTTGAAGCTTTTGAGAATTGGGATGTGTTGTTGTGAGTGGGATTTGGAGAGTAGGTGGGATTTGAAGGAGGCTTTGGCAAAGATTGAAGAGGTCAAGGAGATTggggataataataataataatattaataattcaAATTCTTATTCTTATGTTAGTGAAGGAGATTTGCATTCTAGGGCTACTACTTTCACTCAAGACGATTTCTCTTTCTCAATTATTGCTGCTACTTGA